A single window of Phaenicophaeus curvirostris isolate KB17595 chromosome 7, BPBGC_Pcur_1.0, whole genome shotgun sequence DNA harbors:
- the ASDURF gene encoding ASNSD1 upstream open reading frame protein isoform X2, translating to MAVRPEGVGEAARREELSRRIKEQKVVVDELSNLKKNRKVYRQQPNSNIFFLADRTETLSQCKNTLDELKKAYQETENSEKTKIKKQST from the exons ATGGCGGTGCGGCcagagggggtgggggaggcgGCGCGGCGGGAGGAGCTGAGCCGGAGG ATTAAAGAGCAGAAGGTTGTAGTTGATGAGCTTTCTAATTTGAAGAAGAACCGG aaagtTTATAGGCAGCAACCCAATAGCAACATATTCTTCCTTGCAGACCGAACAGAAACATTGTCTCAATGCAAGA ATACATTAGACGAATTAAAGAAGGCATATCAGGAGACggaaaattcagaaaagacaaaaatcaagaAACAGTCAACCTGA